A single Roseofilum reptotaenium CS-1145 DNA region contains:
- a CDS encoding Uma2 family endonuclease, which translates to MVQTPVKPEIETLLLTLPKTLKLYVTQEQFEALAASNRELRLERTAQGELIVNPPTGWETGKRNFSIIGQLHRWYEEYQQGEAFDSSTGFILPNGANLSPDAAWISQERWDALTDEQKGTFPNICPDFVVELRSKSDTLKSLQEKMQEYIDNGAKLGWLIDPQNRMVEVYRVGLEAEKLSNPTELSGEEILPGFVLNLRRV; encoded by the coding sequence ATGGTACAGACACCAGTAAAACCCGAAATAGAAACTCTCTTGCTGACATTACCCAAAACTCTGAAGCTCTATGTCACGCAAGAACAGTTTGAAGCTCTAGCTGCTAGCAATCGAGAATTACGACTGGAAAGAACTGCACAAGGAGAACTAATTGTGAATCCACCCACAGGTTGGGAAACCGGAAAACGTAATTTCAGCATTATTGGACAACTGCATCGCTGGTACGAAGAATATCAACAAGGAGAAGCATTTGACTCTTCTACCGGATTCATCTTACCCAATGGCGCAAATCTCTCTCCCGATGCTGCCTGGATAAGTCAAGAGCGCTGGGATGCACTGACGGATGAGCAAAAGGGAACATTCCCCAATATTTGCCCAGATTTTGTGGTGGAATTGCGCTCAAAGTCGGATACCCTAAAATCCCTGCAAGAGAAAATGCAAGAGTATATCGACAATGGAGCAAAACTCGGTTGGTTAATCGATCCCCAAAATCGAATGGTGGAAGTGTATCGAGTTGGTTTAGAGGCAGAAAAATTGTCGAATCCAACCGAATTATCCGGTGAAGAAATCTTACCCGGTTTTGTTTTGAATTTGCGCCGAGTTTGA
- a CDS encoding Uma2 family endonuclease translates to MVQTSAKPEIETLLLTLPKTLKLYVTQEQFEALAASNRELRLERTAQGELIVNPPTGWETGERNFSIIVQLGRWYEDNGNLGKAFDSSTGFILPNGANLSPDAAWISQERWDALTDEQKGTFPHICPDFVVELRSKSDTLKSLQEKMQEYIDNGAKLGWLIDPQNRVVEVYRVGLEVEKLSNPTKLSGEEVLPGFVLSLRRVWG, encoded by the coding sequence ATGGTACAGACATCCGCCAAACCCGAAATAGAAACTCTCTTGCTGACATTACCCAAAACCCTGAAGCTCTATGTCACGCAAGAACAGTTTGAAGCTCTAGCTGCTAGCAATCGAGAATTACGACTGGAAAGAACTGCACAAGGAGAACTAATTGTGAATCCACCCACAGGTTGGGAAACCGGAGAACGTAACTTTAGCATTATTGTACAATTGGGTCGTTGGTATGAAGACAATGGCAATTTAGGGAAAGCATTTGACTCTTCTACCGGATTCATCTTACCCAATGGCGCAAATCTCTCTCCCGATGCTGCTTGGATAAGTCAAGAGCGTTGGGATGCACTGACGGATGAGCAAAAGGGAACATTCCCCCATATTTGCCCCGATTTTGTGGTGGAATTACGCTCAAAGTCAGATACCCTAAAATCCCTGCAAGAGAAAATGCAAGAGTATATTGATAATGGAGCAAAACTCGGTTGGTTAATCGATCCCCAAAATCGAGTGGTGGAAGTGTATCGAGTTGGTTTAGAGGTAGAAAAATTGTCGAATCCAACCAAATTATCCGGTGAAGAAGTCTTACCCGGTTTTGTTTTGAGTTTGCGCCGAGTTTGGGGTTAG
- a CDS encoding element excision factor XisH family protein: MYHDVVRNALIKDGWEITDDPLILSIGKKDLFVDLGAEKLIAAQKDNQKIAVEIKSFIGQSQVNDLEKALGQYVLYDEIMMDKRENRILYLAIKKSAYEEIFKQPIGQLLLRRNILKLLVFDEMEEVILEWIQ, translated from the coding sequence ATATATCATGATGTGGTGAGGAATGCGTTAATTAAGGATGGGTGGGAAATTACTGACGATCCTTTGATTTTGTCCATCGGCAAGAAGGATTTATTTGTGGATTTAGGAGCAGAAAAGTTGATTGCCGCACAGAAAGATAATCAAAAAATTGCGGTAGAAATCAAAAGTTTTATTGGTCAGTCACAGGTTAACGATCTGGAAAAGGCGCTGGGGCAATATGTGCTTTATGATGAAATTATGATGGACAAGCGAGAAAACAGAATTCTCTATCTGGCGATTAAAAAATCTGCTTATGAGGAGATTTTCAAGCAACCCATTGGACAGTTACTCTTACGGCGAAATATTCTTAAATTATTGGTCTTTGATGAAATGGAGGAGGTTATTCTAGAATGGATACAATAG
- a CDS encoding aldo/keto reductase, producing MITRREFVKTAAVASATAVVVPHLSLGSSPSYDAKQLPTRTLGKTGIEVPPIVIGCGSRFMAIQDEDQALELLEYALDRGLYCWDTAANYGNHEISSEERLGKLLKQRRKEVFLATKVAQRDGESAKKTIERSLKRLQTDYIDLLQVHSIKSVEDVETLGQKGQVLEVLHQYKEEGAIAHIGFSGHTSAEAMKKAAQMYDFDTMLIAMNHQRPEQKFEEQAVPAAGSKGMGVLAMKVIRPRETIENLNPRDLLGYALSLDHIAAAVVGIDSLAILKDNIDFIQNFSPLSAPKMEEMRVKLAPFYRNEQLAWMKPGYEDGRNA from the coding sequence ATGATTACACGCCGAGAATTTGTCAAAACTGCTGCGGTTGCTAGCGCGACTGCTGTTGTCGTTCCCCATTTGAGTCTTGGGAGTTCACCCTCTTATGATGCGAAGCAACTGCCAACTAGAACACTCGGAAAGACAGGAATAGAGGTTCCACCGATCGTTATCGGTTGTGGTAGTCGATTTATGGCGATCCAAGACGAGGATCAGGCTCTTGAGTTACTCGAATATGCCCTCGATCGCGGATTATATTGTTGGGATACAGCCGCAAATTATGGAAACCACGAGATTTCTAGCGAGGAGCGTTTGGGCAAGTTGCTCAAACAGAGGAGAAAGGAAGTCTTTTTAGCCACTAAGGTAGCTCAACGAGATGGGGAAAGTGCTAAAAAAACGATTGAGAGAAGCTTGAAACGCCTTCAGACAGATTACATCGATCTCCTGCAAGTTCATTCTATAAAGTCTGTTGAAGATGTTGAAACTCTAGGACAAAAAGGTCAGGTTTTGGAAGTGCTGCATCAATATAAAGAAGAAGGGGCGATCGCACATATTGGCTTTAGTGGACATACTTCAGCCGAAGCAATGAAGAAAGCAGCTCAAATGTACGATTTTGATACCATGCTGATCGCGATGAATCATCAGCGTCCAGAACAAAAATTTGAGGAACAAGCCGTTCCAGCCGCAGGAAGTAAGGGAATGGGAGTACTGGCAATGAAGGTCATTCGCCCCAGAGAAACTATTGAAAACCTCAATCCTAGGGATCTGCTCGGTTATGCTTTGAGCTTAGATCATATTGCAGCAGCCGTCGTTGGAATAGATAGCTTGGCAATCTTGAAAGATAACATCGATTTCATTCAGAATTTTAGCCCCTTATCCGCCCCGAAAATGGAAGAAATGAGAGTTAAGCTAGCACCATTCTACAGAAATGAGCAATTAGCTTGGATGAAACCTGGGTATGAAGATGGAAGGAATGCCTGA
- a CDS encoding XisI protein, translated as MDTIDRYYSIIYPILKEYADLPYRFGKVERRVIVSDDKTHYFFMTWGWESGLRVHGCILHLEVVADKIWIHEDGFEDGIADDLLRVGIAKDKIVLGFHPPEVRPHTGFAVS; from the coding sequence ATGGATACAATAGATCGATACTATTCAATAATTTATCCGATTTTAAAAGAATATGCAGACCTTCCCTATCGTTTCGGCAAGGTAGAACGCCGTGTGATTGTGAGTGATGATAAAACACACTATTTTTTTATGACTTGGGGATGGGAAAGTGGGCTTAGAGTGCATGGTTGTATCCTTCATTTGGAGGTGGTGGCAGATAAAATTTGGATTCATGAGGACGGATTCGAGGATGGCATTGCAGATGATTTACTGCGAGTAGGTATTGCAAAAGACAAGATTGTTTTAGGATTTCATCCCCCAGAGGTACGTCCTCATACAGGGTTTGCTGTGAGTTAA